Proteins encoded by one window of Shewanella avicenniae:
- a CDS encoding BatD family protein — MVKARQSLLLMAVILLLPLNAFALSQLQASVDRNPVMENEYLALTVSADDELASNALDTSALLKDFVVGRTSVSRSTQIVNFDTHKETNWQILLKPKHQGVVTIPALVINGVSSQPIAIQVIDGSSQPQQAKNLFLTASVSDKDAYVGQMLTYRVKLYLAVDLQRGVLSAPNTGGAQVKQVGDDKDGSEIINGRRYRVIERTYSIVADTPGQLVIAGPSFNGDVLVDTPSRSMFSFQESRPVEAQGDSVMVNINPKPDSYHGDWLVADLVNLSEDWQDNQSFEVGQPITRNITLLASNADDTSLPDIKLPLPASMKSYPEKPKRNTMARDGRTIAQLSQTVAIVPSQAGDFTLPEIKVAWWNPHLKQQQFATLPARKIQVKPAANTPAPQIDAPQTQTSNDSGIWPWTTALFALLWLVTLYLWWQARQQSAKPLEQTAASKTAHQPSSVDAAIAAQNAGEVLNALLREVSTLFKRPITLKELAEVAPELAQTASDIQAAQYGPNPTDSNALYQHLKSQLASLKGQKTQPRTNKALQSLNP; from the coding sequence GTGGTAAAAGCCAGACAATCTCTTTTACTCATGGCAGTCATTTTGTTACTGCCGCTTAACGCCTTTGCACTCAGTCAATTGCAAGCATCGGTTGACCGCAATCCGGTGATGGAGAACGAGTATCTCGCGCTAACCGTCAGCGCTGATGACGAATTGGCCAGCAATGCACTCGACACCTCGGCATTACTCAAAGACTTTGTGGTCGGCCGCACCAGCGTTAGCCGCAGCACCCAGATCGTCAACTTTGATACCCACAAAGAAACCAATTGGCAAATTCTGCTTAAACCCAAACACCAAGGTGTAGTCACCATTCCTGCGCTAGTGATTAACGGTGTCAGTTCGCAACCTATCGCCATTCAAGTGATAGACGGTAGCAGTCAGCCACAGCAAGCCAAAAATCTGTTTTTGACAGCCTCAGTGTCTGACAAAGATGCCTATGTCGGCCAGATGCTAACCTATAGAGTAAAGCTGTATCTGGCGGTTGATCTGCAACGTGGCGTGTTATCTGCCCCAAATACAGGCGGTGCGCAAGTTAAACAAGTGGGTGACGACAAAGACGGCAGCGAAATCATCAACGGCCGCCGTTACCGAGTGATTGAACGCACCTACAGTATTGTGGCGGACACGCCTGGCCAATTGGTGATTGCCGGTCCCAGCTTTAACGGCGATGTGCTGGTTGATACCCCATCACGCAGCATGTTCTCCTTTCAAGAGAGCCGCCCGGTTGAAGCGCAAGGCGATAGCGTCATGGTCAACATTAATCCTAAGCCTGACAGTTACCACGGCGATTGGTTAGTGGCCGACTTAGTTAACCTCAGCGAAGATTGGCAAGACAACCAGAGCTTTGAAGTTGGCCAGCCGATCACCCGTAATATCACGCTGCTGGCATCCAATGCAGATGATACCAGCCTGCCAGATATTAAGTTGCCGCTGCCCGCCAGTATGAAAAGTTATCCAGAAAAGCCAAAGCGCAACACCATGGCTCGTGATGGCCGAACCATTGCACAGTTAAGCCAAACTGTGGCGATTGTACCGTCCCAAGCGGGGGACTTTACCCTGCCAGAGATCAAAGTCGCATGGTGGAATCCGCACCTTAAGCAGCAACAATTTGCCACATTGCCCGCGCGTAAAATTCAAGTGAAACCGGCAGCGAATACCCCTGCTCCACAAATCGATGCACCACAAACGCAAACGAGTAACGATAGCGGAATCTGGCCGTGGACAACTGCACTGTTTGCCCTGCTGTGGTTAGTGACCTTGTATCTGTGGTGGCAGGCTCGGCAACAATCCGCGAAACCACTTGAACAAACTGCTGCGTCGAAAACAGCGCACCAACCAAGTTCTGTTGATGCCGCAATAGCTGCACAAAATGCAGGAGAAGTGCTTAATGCGCTGTTGCGTGAGGTATCAACGCTGTTTAAGCGCCCTATCACCCTGAAAGAATTAGCCGAGGTTGCACCAGAACTGGCGCAAACGGCCAGTGACATTCAAGCTGCGCAATATGGCCCCAATCCAACTGATAGCAATGCGTTATATCAGCATCTCAAAAGCCAACTGGCCAGCTTAAAAGGGCAAAAAACGCAACCGCGAACCAATAAGGCATTGCAATCACTGAACCCTTAA
- a CDS encoding putative bifunctional diguanylate cyclase/phosphodiesterase: MERAMLSALKVATIYAAFATLWILFSDMAVQVMVESPHLRTLAQTYKGIAFVIITALMLLGLVFRSNRVIEKANDMDHLTSLHSMSMFIRTLSLNIQQLKPNEQLVLGYLDIDDFKTINETLGYEKADIFLQHFAHDLAAVSLPGACLSRLHADQFASFIKYDHSFDIGDHAQHLQRVFNHCAKQHGLDSTCSIGVALYPMDGSNVKELMSSAQGALNVAKQKKDAIQFHDKSMTEKAMQRRELVAELRQAIAQDKLTVVYQPKYELGSLNVSGVEVLVRWNHPTRGYISPDVFIPLAEDHGLTNAISKLVVDKATTELSHANLLGQPLQHIAINVSAAEFNNPEEMASLTDFIINGHQQLAPFARIEITETATLIDMGNSMDIIAKLQASGITFSIDDFGTGYTSLAMLKDLTVDEIKIDRSFVAELERDPRSRTIVSAIIAMAKSFDIHVVAEGVETEHQLTILQQLGCHQAQGFFLARPMPIEDLQHHLVQANTITAP; the protein is encoded by the coding sequence ATGGAAAGAGCAATGTTGTCTGCATTAAAAGTAGCGACCATTTACGCTGCTTTTGCGACCTTGTGGATTTTATTTTCCGATATGGCGGTGCAAGTGATGGTAGAAAGCCCACATCTACGCACGCTGGCGCAAACCTACAAAGGCATTGCCTTTGTTATCATCACCGCCTTGATGCTGTTGGGATTGGTATTTCGCAGCAACCGCGTGATAGAAAAAGCCAATGACATGGATCATCTCACTAGCTTGCACAGCATGAGTATGTTTATCCGCACACTAAGCCTCAACATTCAACAGCTTAAACCCAATGAACAGTTGGTGTTGGGATATTTAGATATCGATGATTTCAAAACAATTAATGAGACGCTCGGTTATGAGAAGGCCGATATCTTTCTGCAACACTTCGCTCATGACTTAGCAGCCGTGTCGTTGCCCGGTGCCTGCTTATCTCGGCTGCATGCAGATCAATTTGCTAGCTTTATTAAATATGACCATTCGTTTGATATTGGCGATCATGCCCAACACTTACAGCGTGTATTTAATCACTGCGCCAAACAACATGGTTTAGACAGCACCTGTTCTATCGGCGTTGCGCTGTATCCAATGGATGGCTCTAACGTTAAAGAGTTAATGAGTTCAGCGCAAGGCGCGCTCAACGTGGCGAAACAGAAAAAAGACGCGATTCAGTTTCATGATAAAAGCATGACTGAAAAAGCGATGCAGCGCAGAGAGTTAGTGGCAGAGCTACGCCAAGCAATCGCACAAGACAAACTCACCGTAGTTTACCAACCAAAATATGAACTGGGCTCGCTCAACGTCAGTGGCGTTGAAGTGTTGGTTCGCTGGAACCACCCTACTCGCGGCTATATTTCACCCGATGTATTTATTCCATTAGCGGAAGACCACGGCTTAACCAATGCCATATCTAAACTCGTGGTCGACAAAGCCACCACTGAACTCAGCCATGCCAATCTACTCGGCCAACCGCTACAACATATCGCCATTAACGTGTCTGCGGCTGAGTTTAATAACCCAGAAGAAATGGCCTCGCTGACCGATTTTATTATTAACGGTCATCAGCAACTGGCACCTTTTGCGCGAATCGAAATCACCGAAACTGCCACGCTGATCGATATGGGTAACAGTATGGATATCATCGCCAAACTGCAGGCCAGCGGGATTACTTTTTCAATTGATGATTTCGGCACGGGCTATACCTCTCTAGCCATGCTGAAAGATCTCACCGTCGATGAAATCAAAATTGATCGTAGCTTTGTAGCAGAATTAGAACGTGATCCCCGTTCGCGCACCATTGTGAGTGCGATTATTGCCATGGCAAAAAGTTTCGATATTCACGTCGTTGCCGAAGGTGTAGAAACCGAACATCAGCTAACGATATTGCAGC